GGTCATTATGAACTATGATAGCCGTGTGTCAGTGCAGGGCCTTTGGAACCGTATGTAAGTCTACTGTCTCTTAAATGGCAGCCGTAGGCTACAGTCACTATCCAAACAGTGGTTTCATGCAACATGCTGTTTTATTGAAATCTTGTAATGCAAGTTGTTAGGTGGATATGCAACAAGACCCATGGCTAAAACTGAACACTGACCACTGGACAACTgtacatgtgcatgtctgtttgtgtgcatgtgcacatgtgcatatgtgtgttgaaGTTTGTCTTCAAAGTGAGAGCTAAAAATATCTTGGATTTTATTTACATGCTGCTGCCTCGATCCTATAAATGTGTTTCCATGGAAACTGTCATGTTCCAACCCTCTCTGTGTAAATGAAGAAGACACTCCAGAACCAGTGCAGTGCCCCCTGTTGGACAACCATGCTACAACGCCTAGTGCCATGGACACGAAAAACATGTACATTTGGACTGATGTTCAAATGCTTTAGgagttattttttgtttgtttgttattcattttttattacatttgtttattcaatgatACATATAGATTTTTTGTTgttaattttattttacttttcttTTTAGGTAGGCCTAATCATCTCAttaaaactatttttttattcattacTAGGTTTATTTGTTCAATTTGTATCCCTCTTAACAGTGCATTAATGACTTGTAAATATCTGAGATAGCATTAGAAAGGGAAGTCATTTAATTAAGTTTGTATTTGAATGATTTAATCTAATCAACGTTTAGATTAATCTAAACAAAGGACTCTTGAGTGGGTCAGTGATTAATGTCCAATACAGAAAATACTAGATGTTGTTCTACGGGAAAAAATGTAACCACGTTATTTAAATAAGATTAAGAGGAACCCTATCTTTCCTCTTGAGACATGGACATtgtgtttttataacaaagagAGTGAAGGATGTTGCACTATCTCCTTTTTTCTTGAAAGCCATAGTATGACCATGGGTGATGGTATTACCAAAGATTCTACAACAATCCACTCTAAGATCTTTGTTATTACAATGCCTAAATATGTTCAGTGATCATGACAGTCCAACAGTTTCTTCCCTCATGAAAAGCATTTGGAAGAAATATTGATTATATTGATTGATTCTGACATTAAGTGACAACACTTGTATGAAAAATGTCAGACACATAGATTTCAGTTGGagtgatattttattttaagttatAAGCAACGTCATCTCAACATTTTACACTTATTTTGAATACAAAATGCATCTGCATCAAGTAGGATACACATGAGagatgcatgtgagtgtgtgaggtggtGTACACTGGTATGCACACTAATAGTATGTTTCCATTTCCACCCAGCCTGACAGACAAAGAAAAGATTCTAATTACTAATCACAAAACAAAAATCCAACATAGAATCTTCACTCTGAATCCAATTTACCATATTCAATTGTATGCAATTCAGTTCAACTAAATTTAACTACAGTCTGCTAAAGTTTCACATTGATTCAAATTAATTTCAGCGATGAGGTGAAATGTTTACACAATTGAGTTTGACATGAAGAGAATATCTTACCTCCTGGGTTTCTCCGCAGGAGATATCTTCTGGCCTCATCATAAAGGAAGATGAGTAGGGAATAGGGGAATGCACAGAACCACCATAAAGGCCTAAACACACAGGAAAAGATATAACATTAGACATTTCACATACCGGTTACTATAGATTAATGTTCTCTGTTTAGGTTTTGCATTCTGTAATGATTAGCTGGGATGCAGAGTGACATTCTAACATAATATTGATCTTAGAAATATTTGTGTGCCATGAAAACAGAGATAGCACCATTTTATCACACTCTTAGCTTGACCTCATTACCATGAAAAGATTACCAATTGTACAAACATGATGTTCATGGAATGGTTGAACACGCAGGGCCGGTTCTCcctatacacactacacaagTTGCGAAGGGCCCCGCAAGTTAATGAGGGCCCTCTCCCCCGTCTCCCTTTGAGCCAAGCTAGCGACAGGTATACAGTTATACACAATGTATGTGTCTCATACATTAAGAAGATGATCATGAAACTGAATTACCATTCAGAGCATGAAAAACGGAAGAAGAAACTTCACGTTCAGCCTAACATATGTGATGAAACTAGTCGTATTTCAACAGAAACATGCAAGGACCCTAATCAGTGATTTCACTCTTCCCATACATTTTTCAAACAAGTAAATGGTTTTACaatatttcagtcaagctttagttggtttagatacaactgaATGTATGGAAAATAGAAAGTAGCCTAATGCATTACTAATGCAATGCACTTTGAtttgcatactggacaatagatgcactgCACATGGCaaattaggcctatatgaaGTATTAAAATGATTGTTTAAATAGTCTATGTTtgaaaaatattgaagggaatcagGGGGAGCCAGTCCAGTAGCTTATGTCTGGCAagtactacagacacaggtgaagagtCAGCCTCAGCCAGGAGCCTATTTAGGCACAACCATgtacagcaagcatcaaaagcaaacagttCAAACACTAATAAAAGAACTGGACTGAGCTGTGAAGGTGATTtacacacaattatgtttatttcTCCTAGTCCTTTATGGGGCAAAACACTATATTTGGTAATTTCCGTAGACATCCAAAATTGGGTGGGATGATTGTATtataatatatttgtattattattatacagctAAATCCTCATTATGCATCTGCTGTCAAAATTTTTTTCTGCACTGTATGTTGTTTCATTCAGGGTTCGTTACAGTTAAATCTTCCCGAATAATGAATAGTAGATGTGAAGAACATGCTCAGTGAACTTACTTGAGGGGGAACATTCTGAGAGCAATGTCCATGCCTGGGCAATATGACAGGAAAGCAGCCAGGGCTGTCTCCTCAAACAGGCCGAAGATGAGGATTTTATTTCTGTGGACGATGGAAATGGAATCGTGTGAACACACAAGAACTGAATGTCCAAAGTGGTCCCTCTGCTATCACTGAGGTCAGGTGAAgggatatatttacatttacatttaaccGACACTTATATTCAAAGCGACCTGTCAagtatattacaagggccattcttCCCAGAACATTGCTGGAAatggggaattgaacccacaacctgtcaggctactgcatgctataTGTCCTACACAACTGAATGCTAACACCCACACGTCCCTCTTCATTTTAACTTACGTCATTCCTTGCTGAAGGATGGAGTTTCTTCTCGTTTTGCAGATTATAAGATCAGCCCACTGCACAACCACAATACTGGCAAAGAACGCTGTGTGACATGTAAACTCCACTATTTTTCTTTGTTCGTAAGTCTGCAAGAAGAAGCCGGAAATGAGAGATCGGAAACAGTTAAATACTGTATCTTCCACTTTTCAATATGCTTCTCTTTAATTCAGTACACTTTATTTCTCTTAAGTTACATTGCAGACCACTGAAACACTTACCCACTGCTGACCATAACTGTCTTCAACTTCATTGTTGGCTTTATCATCCCAACTCTCACGTATTCCTATGAGAAATGAGGGCAGGAATCCATTTTCAGCCAGGATTACGAAGTAGGTGAAGAATCCTGCTGTGGCCTGCATCATACCTTGGAATAGAAGACAAACATTTAATTTAGAGAAATGCACATGCGTCTATGGCTGGATTATTTCTTCTGTGCTTTTTTGACTGTGTTGTCCGAAGTGGTCTGTCAGTAGTGTGGTGGTGTTGCAGTGTGATCTTACCGATCTGCCCATAGGCAATACTGATAAGCCTCTCGTTCACCAGCTTGTCTGTCTTTGGGTTTCTGGGCTGTCTCTTCATGATGTCGCTTTCAGCTTTTTCGTAAGCCAGGGAGATAGCAGGAACCTGAAATATAGACCAGGCAATTAAAACCTCAACCAACAGTGTTCAGAGACCAGACTGTGCCTCCCTtaaccccccaccctctccagacacacacattcactctcacacacacacacacaagcttgcgtatgcacgcacgcacacacacacacacacacacacacacacacacacacacacacacacacacacacacacacacacattaagtttGCAGCCAAAACATTTTCAGCCAAATTTCTGCAAAAGTTTAGCAGTGAAGTTGTAAGACGTATCATATGGAGAAATGTTAGACTTATTaattttatttgcattcactAACTAACAAGAGTCTCTTGTCCGAGACTCACAGTACACTGATGCTAGCTTTACAATGACAAACAAAGCTAGAGCAACAATAATTCTTATCACACTATCAACAATGTCTGACCAGTGCGTAGTCAAATAAATATCTCTACCATGTCAGTGCCCAGGTCAATACAGAGGATGGTGACTGTGCCCAGAGGCAGTGGGATGTTGgcgaggatgaagaggaggaaaggTGAAATCTCTGGGATGTTACTGGTCAGAGTGTAGGCGATGGACTTCTTCAAGTTGTCAAAGATCAGACGACCTGaagaaaacaacaaacccagtggtcagaaagatCCAAGCATGGTGATGAATTATTTGTATTTGCCTTTAAGGAGTACAACATACCTTCTTCAACTCCTGTAACAATGGAGGCGAAGTTATCATCTAGAAGGATCATGTCAGCAGCCTGCTTAGAGACGTCAGATCCGGCGATACCCATAGCAACACCAATGTCAGCCTTCTTCAGGGCAGGAGAGTCGTTGACGCCATCACCGGTTACAGCCACAATGGCACCCTGTAGAGCAAAAGAACAGTATTAATCTCCATAACGAAAGAACAGTATTAATCTCCATAACGGCCAATTTCATAAGGGAAAAGAGCAAAAAACTAAATAGATACCATATAAGGAAACTACTATGCCATCTGTAATAATTGCCAAGTTGCTGAAAGACATTTAATTTGATTTTTGCATTACCTGTCGCTGGCAGCCCTCAACAATGATgagtttctgctgtggagaggTTCTGGCAAACACAATCTCAGTGTGGTACCTCAGGATGTCATCCAGAAATTCAGGTGCCATGTCCTTCAGTTCATTACCATGGACGACACAAGCCTTGGCATCTCTGAGGGTATATAAAGAGTATTGTGGTTGAACTTTTCAATGGTATTTAAGTTGAGCAGGACAAAACAAATGCATGAGTATCTTAATTCACAATCCAAAAATGATCATACCTTGGGTTGACCTCATCAACAGGGATGTTCAGGCGAGTGGCAATGTCCTCCACAGTCTCATTTCCTTCAGAGATGATACCCACACCTTTGGCAATGGCCTTGGCAGTGATAGGATGATCGCCAGTCACCATGATAACCTACAATGGAAAAACAAAACCAGCCAAATTACTCAAGCATGACATTCAAGGGGGCAAGTGTAACAAGTATGGGGAAAATGTGGGTAACATATCACTCTACCTTGATGCCAGCGCTCCTGCATTTGCCCACAGCATCAGGCACAGCAGCACGAGGTGGGTCAATCATGGACATGAGGCCGACAAAACACAGCTTTTCAGTAGGGAAGTTCACTTCCTCAGTATCAAACTGAAATCCATCAGGGAACTGGTCGTCGGGCAGGTTGTAATGGCAAAAACCTGACCACAAATGGTTGTGTAAAATCATGTCATGTTTGCAGTCACACATTTTTCAAGTTAATTTTTCTTTACACTGTTAGGGTCGTTTCATAGTCTACACAAGCAATGCGGACGCAGTTTGAAATGCAAAGTTTCCACACATATTGAAGAGCACCCCCATAGCCTAAGCAAGCTATGCAAACGATGCACCCCTGTGGGAAACGCATGACATGGCACTCATGCTTGCGTCGCATGGCAAAATATTTTGCTGCGCAATTATTGTAAATTCGCAAATGGTGTCTCCTTGCATAGCTCCATACATTCACATCTGCGTAGCTTGAAACAGCCCTCTATCTAAGTTCAAGTGACTTCTTACCGAGCACTCTTTCTCCTAGACCTCCAAGTTCAACATAGGCATTCTGGAAGGCATCCTTCATCTCGTCATCCAGGGGCTGTTCTTTGCCCTGAAGCACGATGGATGAGCAGCGGTCCAGGATCCTCTCTGGGGCTCCCTTCATCACCAACAGGTGCTTTGTCTCTCCAGGGGTGACGTTTTTGTGGATGGATACCTTTTTAAAAAGCAGTTAGTAATTAGTGGCTAGCATTTAGCCAATTGTTGAGGTGACTTAAAAGTAGTACTGactagttttatttatttatttattttttattttggacAATTGACATATATAGTAGCCCACCTGGTATTTGTTGGTGGAGTTGAAGGGGATCTCAGAAAGCTTCTGGTACTTCTCACGCATCTCTTTCACCGGGCCACAGCACAGCTCAATGCACTTCAGCAGGGCAGACTCAGAGGCGTCTCcagctgtgtctctctgtggaAGATAGAGGCAATTAGAATGACTTAATTTTTCGAGGTTTCGGCCTGTGGGTTGATATCCTCAGACATGAACTAGCCATGGACTAAATAGTATTTTTATATTGTATCTGCAATACAATTAAATCCAGACCAGGGGCATATCTTGTCTGAGAAAGTGACTTCTTCAAATGTATCAGTAACAACTTTTTGTTTTAGAGAGTGAAAAAGGTTGAGATCATTATACGATTTCTTAATGAATAGAAGACCAAAGCATTTAAACCttcttttgttatttttcacAATTAAGTATTTTATGACCACACTTATTCATACCATGCTTAGCAATCAATGATCACATCCAAAATGTACATTAAACAATCTTCTTAAAGGGGTAATGCATTGGAACATCCACTATTCTTACACCCCAAACAGTAAAATGTACAAGTTGAAATACTGCTCTGCACACCTTGAGGATGGGGACATTCTGCTGATCTGCCAGGAAGACAGCGCGGTTGCACAGACCAGCCACGCGTGCCAGGGAGTTCCAGGTTGCTGATGAGCGGTCAAAAGCGGTTCCTGTCTGGTTCTCGGTGGTGTCGGCTTCATGGATCTGGTTGTCGAACCACATGTGGGCCACCGTCATGCGGTTTTGGGTCAGAGTTCCGGTCTTGTCAGAGCAGATGGTGGAGGTAGAGCCCAGAGTCTCCACAGCTTCCAGGTTCTTCACCAGGCAGTTCTTCTTGGCCATGCGCTTGGCAGTCAGGGTCAGACACACCTGAATGACATTAAACAGGTCATGATCACACCATCCTAGAGGACATTGCAGGTTACTATCCAGACCTTGATGTTTCACGTAAGGATTACAGGGGTCAAGGAGTGATGTTATGATTCAAGTTGTCTTGGACGCAGCCGTACGTCACCCTTCCATTGACTGTATTTAACACAGTGCTACATGTGGTACACAGTGGTATtatttggtcaagaagtgtctgctaaatgtaatgtaatattacaAGAGAACTGGCCTGACGCTAGCTGGTTTGATTGctaaatttattttatttatttatgtattttatttatttatgtattttatttatttattaatttatttattcatttactgAAATGCAATGAACGTTTTTCATACTTCTAAAATACAAACTTTCAGGGTACAAGACAACACCTCAAGAGGATCTTTAAGAATATATCTGTTGAAAGAATTGTTTGCCTGAGGTAGTCTTAAAACTCTGAAGCCATGAGTCTGTGTAATGTCATGCCTTACCCCTCcatccacccccatcccaacacagaCACTGATTTACTCACAGTGACAGTAGCCAGCAGTCCTTCTGGCACGTTAGCGACAATGATACCGATGAGGAAGATGACGGCCTCAAGCACACCATATCCGAGGacgagagagaggatgaagaaaGAGACTCCCAGGAAGACAGCCACGCCGGTGATGATGTGAATGAAGTGCTCAATCTCTCTGGCAATTGGGGTTTGCCCTCCATCCAGACTGGAGGCAAGAGTGGCAATCCGACCCATGACAGTGCGGTCACCAGTGTTGATCACAATTCCTCTGGCAGTGCCTGGGAAAATATGAGTCGGATATAAGTCAAAATGTAGGGATCAGATGTGCATCAGATGTGCATATGCAGATTTTCATCTTTAGAAATGTAAGATCAACAATGTCTATCTGATTTTTGTTTCACCAAACCTTTTAAACCAAATACTCAGTATAGTGCATTCCTATACCAAGGCTAAACAGTCCCCTGTATGTCACGCTATATAGCCTTataccaagtttcatgaaaatcaACCTAGTAGCTTGTGCATATAATCCACCTAACAAACCAACCAAACCGACATGGGTGAAAGCATTACTTTTGCCAAGATATGGTGATTTGACGATTTGGTGCAAAATAACAGTATCATATTGTTTATGTGGATAGAATAGGAACCTTCCTTTAATAGAATTGTAATTATGTTGTGTTAATTTTAATATTTTGGTATGTGTGTACCTTCAACACAGTTGGTGGAGAAGAACACAATGTTCCTGGTCTCCAGAGGGTTGTCGTTGGAGAAGTCAGGGGTACGACTCTGAGGCTCGGATTCTCctgtgagggaggagttgtCCACCTGAccaagcagaagagagagagattgagcaCAGGAGAGAGAACCGTATcgtctgcatttttttttttaaagtgcatAGATGATATTTAGTCAGCTCCAAAAGCACCTTGCAGCCATGAGCAGAGATGATACGCAGGTCAGCAGGGATTCTGTCTCCACCTTTCACCTCCACCAGATCTCCAGCCACCACCTCCACAGCATCgatgctctttttctctccgtCACGCACAACCAGAGCTTGCTGTGTTGAGTGGACAACACGTTAATATCACAGACTGTCAAAGGTTGTACGCATGATAAGAAAAAAAGGTATTTTTATGTACCTGAGGGACCAGGTTCTTAAAGGACTCCATAATCTTTGAACTCTTGGCTTCTTGAAAGTAGGAGAAACAGCCAGTGATGATGACGACAGCAGATAGCACAACACCCAAGTACAGCTATGTGGAGAATGTGGAAAGTTGGCAATGAACACTTAAGTCAGTggtcttaataataataaaagtcatTGGAATAAAGGATTTGATATTACAGTATTTGCACTCATGcatgattttggttttatgCAGGTCAAAATCcttacattatcatttgctGGTTCATCTTCTGAGGCAGCCTGAATACCGTAAGCCAGGAAGCAGAGGATGGCTCCAATCCACAGCAGAGTGGAGAACCCACCAAAGAGCTGCTTGCAGAACTTCACCCATTCtggggtggtgggtggtggggtCAGAGAATTGGGACCATCACGATCAAGGACCTCTTTTGCACGAGTGGAGGTCAGACCCTGGTGGTAATATAAAGGTACAGCAGCATTCACACAAGTCAATGAACATTCTTAGTGCCAATAAGGAAAGCAGCCAATAAGTGATTACTGTTACTTAAATAGCAAATTGTTATACTATAATTTCAATACCAACGGAAATATACAATACAACTTATATATAATACTATGTAAATATATAGAATGTCAATATATACCaaaacatattatatattgctGTTTAAGAATGTGGGGGAGAGATAATGAAAGATAACAGTAAATGTCTGTAGTCTGTACTACAGCACTGCCATGCTGTTTCTTTGGCAGCAGACAGTCTTTGTCTATTATACCTAACATTATTGTTATCCCTTTTCTAAGAATACATACACAAGGTATAATTGTCTTATGTACTTATTTTTCCACCTCTGAATCAATATGAAAAACATTAACTTCCTGTAGTCATATTCAACACTGACTACCTTTGTCCAAAGTTCAAACTTCAGCTTCCTTGAGATGATTTAACCTGATAAAAGCAAGGCACGGCCTCAGGATACCTTGCTACTTGCTGAGATTTTGACAAGTACACTGTGTAGCAGTTCCACTGATACAAATGAGCCATTGTGAGTTTGACTGTGAGAATATCCACTGGCTttgacaacattttttttcttctctcaaaCCAAATTTGCTCACCCTCTGCAGGTCTGTTCCATATTTGCGGTGAAGCTCATCCAAGGTCAGTTTGTGGTCATCCTGTGGGGGGAGAGGAGTGGTATTTCATTTATGCGCATGAGAGGTGTTACATTCCTTCTGCTATAAGCAGGGGATTTTCCCACAGCTGCAAAaaaacaaccaagcctatttaccatcaacaaaatcaccaacaaaaCAACCTTTGTGGGAAAAAATATCCCTCGAGAGCATTCCACTAGGGTTATCTAGCAGGCAACTTCCTTCATCAGTATTTTGTTGAATTAGGCCCATGACACCTTGAGAAGGACTATGGACTATGGTGTCTGGTGTCCCAGACCCACCtccctccacactcatgatggATTACTATTGAATGGTGACAAAGTCTTTAGTCATTCCTTTTTGTTGCTGTGCATGAGCCTatcagcaacataaccagaCAAACCGCAATGATTTGACACACCCACAAATACCAAAACTAGCAGCTCATGCTGACTGTTCCTCGTGCCCCCTGTTCTAGCACGTGTTATTGACTGCTGTCCAACATATTTGTGTCAGTTTGCAAGAGCTCAGATTCGCTACAGTAACACAATAAAGAATTGGATGCACTGTAAAGTAGGTGAAAGGATAGATAGCAAGTAAGTTCAAGATAATTCTATTCTTGATATATGTTAATACAAAGCACTAGAAAGTTATCCAGCCTGGTTTGACATTTATGCCTGACTGCTAGTGTAGACATTCCACACAACTGCAGAAGTATTCCGGCAGTCTTCAGCCAGAGAATACTTTTTACTTTCTACTTCCTACTTCAGTACATTTCTCGCTTTGCTAGGGCTGGGGcggtatgttttttttcttactgCAGTTGAAAAGAGGTATACCGCTTTAATCCACCCCCCAACCCTTCTAACACTTCCCCCTAAGCTGGCTGCGTCAGGTTGTAAaaaaggtaggctatgtcactattaagttaaattcttaacaaactagaacatatTCTCTATTTCTTAGTTTCAACTTTCATAGAGTAAACATGTATGAgtcctttctggccaaatttcacagctttcaAGTCTATCGTCTTTGTACAAATCGAGTTTGAATGGAGAGAATAGAAAAGTGTTACAATTGTGCTGGTTCTCCCCTCCTCTCGCATAGTAACGTTTCAGGTTTTGTTAGAAAACCTTGAAGAACATATGTCATAAGATGATCCCTCACAtaacatcacattacacactaTGTGCACACATGAGCAGGCCAATGTttcattgatttattttttttcggTGATGGCGGTGACAAGCTCAGTCCCACAGTAGGCTTCACTTACTCTTAGCATTTATATGTTTATCAAGGTTCAGGAATTAAACAAAGTCTGAGTGACTATGG
This portion of the Alosa sapidissima isolate fAloSap1 chromosome 22, fAloSap1.pri, whole genome shotgun sequence genome encodes:
- the LOC121697217 gene encoding sodium/potassium-transporting ATPase subunit alpha-1-like, translating into MGLGKGNDKYKLAATSEDGGKKGKKERNMDDLKKEVDLDDHKLTLDELHRKYGTDLQRGLTSTRAKEVLDRDGPNSLTPPPTTPEWVKFCKQLFGGFSTLLWIGAILCFLAYGIQAASEDEPANDNLYLGVVLSAVVIITGCFSYFQEAKSSKIMESFKNLVPQQALVVRDGEKKSIDAVEVVAGDLVEVKGGDRIPADLRIISAHGCKVDNSSLTGESEPQSRTPDFSNDNPLETRNIVFFSTNCVEGTARGIVINTGDRTVMGRIATLASSLDGGQTPIAREIEHFIHIITGVAVFLGVSFFILSLVLGYGVLEAVIFLIGIIVANVPEGLLATVTVCLTLTAKRMAKKNCLVKNLEAVETLGSTSTICSDKTGTLTQNRMTVAHMWFDNQIHEADTTENQTGTAFDRSSATWNSLARVAGLCNRAVFLADQQNVPILKRDTAGDASESALLKCIELCCGPVKEMREKYQKLSEIPFNSTNKYQVSIHKNVTPGETKHLLVMKGAPERILDRCSSIVLQGKEQPLDDEMKDAFQNAYVELGGLGERVLGFCHYNLPDDQFPDGFQFDTEEVNFPTEKLCFVGLMSMIDPPRAAVPDAVGKCRSAGIKVIMVTGDHPITAKAIAKGVGIISEGNETVEDIATRLNIPVDEVNPRDAKACVVHGNELKDMAPEFLDDILRYHTEIVFARTSPQQKLIIVEGCQRQGAIVAVTGDGVNDSPALKKADIGVAMGIAGSDVSKQAADMILLDDNFASIVTGVEEGRLIFDNLKKSIAYTLTSNIPEISPFLLFILANIPLPLGTVTILCIDLGTDMVPAISLAYEKAESDIMKRQPRNPKTDKLVNERLISIAYGQIGMMQATAGFFTYFVILAENGFLPSFLIGIRESWDDKANNEVEDSYGQQWTYEQRKIVEFTCHTAFFASIVVVQWADLIICKTRRNSILQQGMTNKILIFGLFEETALAAFLSYCPGMDIALRMFPLKPLWWFCAFPYSLLIFLYDEARRYLLRRNPGGWVEMETYY